Proteins encoded in a region of the Sparus aurata chromosome 6, fSpaAur1.1, whole genome shotgun sequence genome:
- the LOC115583865 gene encoding delta-type opioid receptor-like, translating to MQQWNSTGSEDLLGNRSDAGLSNVEQVLVPILDTLILVLGVSGHTMVMVILCGRRRRGLGSIGHSPQSSMTGTGTDALLLALSASDLLLLSMLPFHTAAIAMQHWPFGDVMCRLLGFLGSACSSASVFTLATLAVSRYLTVVHPNKAYGLLSPHRVSIVAVLVWVPACCLAAPQLVFRSVGNPRKAPDGFACFAFQSDRAQLIYGLSHFLMAFLLPLVTIAVAYLRIYIFLWGSRRAGTAPQVERYQSKVTQTSAMLVLAFTLCWLPSYGLMLALLVADSSGATGASPRYGGISVFARVMATSSTVMNPILYVLMSQKFREDLLRLFKRERQKTNVAVAMNAA from the coding sequence ATGCAGCAGTGGAACTCTACAGGTTCAGAGGATCTTCTGGGGAACAGAAGTGACGCTGGGCTGAGCAATGTGGAGCAGGTCCTTGTCCCGATATTAGACACACTGATTCTGGTGCTAGGAGTCAGTGGGCACACCATGGTGATGGTGATCCTGTGTGGGAGACGTAGAAGGGGGTTGGGGAGCATTGGACATTCTCCTCAGAGCTCCATGACGGGAACAGGAACTGATGCCCTCCTGCTGGCTCTAAGCGCTTCAGACCTGCTTTTGCTCTCCATGCTTCCCTTCCACACTGCTGCCATCGCCATGCAGCACTGGCCGTTCGGGGACGTCATGTGTCGCCTGCTGGGCTTCTTGGGATCGGCCTGCTCCTCGGCCAGCGTCTTCACGTTGGCCACGCTGGCTGTGTCTCGCTATCTGACCGTGGTGCACCCTAACAAAGCCTACGGCCTCCTGTCACCTCACCGGGTGTCGATAGTCGCTGTGCTCGTCTGGGTCCCTGCCTGCTGCCTGGCAGCTCCTCAGCTGGTTTTTCGCTCTGTGGGAAACCCTCGTAAAGCCCCTGATGGTTTTGCTTGTTTTGCTTTCCAGTCTGACAGAGCCCAGCTGATCTACGGATTGTCTCACTTCCTCATGGCCTTCTTGCTTCCACTAGTCACCATTGCAGTGGCGTACCTCAGGATCTACATATTCCTGTGGGGGAGTCGGCGTGCAGGCACGGCCCCCCAAGTAGAGCGCTACCAGAGCAAAGTGACACAGACGTCAGCCATGTTGGTGCTGGCCTTCACCCTCTGCTGGCTGCCATCCTATGGCCTGATGCTAGCCTTACTGGTGGCTGACAGCTCAGGCGCCACGGGTGCCTCACCACGCTACGGTGGCATCAGCGTATTTGCACGCGTCATGGCGACCTCCTCTACAGTGATGAACCCCATCCTCTATGTACTGATGTCCCAAAAGTTCAGAGAAGACTTACTGAGGTTGTTCAagagggaaaggcagaaaacCAATGTGGCTGTGGCTATGAATGCTGCCTGA